The Bacteroidales bacterium sequence GTTGTATCGAAATCAAAAAGTCCCCTTTAGGGGATTTAGGGGCGGTATTCAAAAAGTCCCCTTTAGGGGATTTAGGGGCGGTATTCTGCCCTCCAAACCTCCCTCAAGGGAGGCTTTCCAATTATACAATCACTTCAAAAATATACTAACACCGTTGTATCGAAATCAAAAAGTCCCCTTTAGGGGATTTAGGGGCGGTATTCAAAAAGCCCCCTTTATGGGATTTAGGGGCGGTATTCTACCCTCCAAACCTCCCTGAAGGGAGGCTTTCTGATTATACAATCACTTTGAAAATATACTAACTCCTACGTATCGAAATCAAAAAGTCCCCTTTAGGGGATTTAGGGGCTGTATTCTACCCTCCAAACCTCCCTCAAGGGAGGCTTTCTAATTATACAATCACTTCAAAAATGTACTAATACCGGCTTTTCGAAATCTAAAAGTCCCCTTTAGGGGATTTAGGGGCTGTATTCAAAAAGTCCCCTTTAGGGGATTTAGGGGCTGTATTCAAAAAGTCCCCTTTAGGGGATTTAGGGGCTTTATTCAAAAAGTCCCCTTTAGGGGATTTAGGGGCTTTATCCAAATTTCACTTCAGAAAAGTAGAGCCTATTCAAGAAACCTCATCCAGAGTAGTTTTGATGATTTCAATGACTCCATCAATATCGTTGAGCACCTCGGTGTTTGAAAATCGTAGTACTCGGATGCCGAATTTTTCCATTTCGGCAGTCCTTGAAAGGTCATATTCCTGCTGGTGATTGTGGATTTCACCATCTACCTCAATTACAAGTTTCGCTTTGTGACAATAAAAATCTGCAATAAAATTATTGATTGGATGTTGCCGCTTAAAACGCAATTCAGCCTTAACATTCTTCAAGCAATCCCATAGCGCTTTTTCACCTGGAGTCAAATTCTTGCGTAACTCTTTAGCTTTCAAAAAGGTGTTCTTATGTGCTCCATAAAACATATTTAAATCAATAGAACGCTTCTGATACATATTGGTGGATTAATATAAACGGGTACTATTTTTATCAGAATTAAACACTCAAAGATAATCACTTATAATAAAATACAAATCCAGCCCTCCAACCTCCCTGAAGTGAGTCTCTTAGTTCACGCAATCACTGATAATAAATACCATTGCCGTCGTACCGAAATCAAAAAGTCCCATTTAGGGGATTTAGGGGCTGTATTCAAAAATGTCCCCCTTAGAGATTTAGGGGCAATTGGCCCTCCAACCTCCCTGAAGGGAGGCTTTTAGTTCCCGCAATCACTAATAAAAATACTATCGCCGTCGTACCGAAATCAAAAAGTCCCCTTTAGGGGATTTAGGGGCTGTATTATCGCCCTCCAAAACTTGGTAAACGGAGGCTTTTAGTTCCCGCAATCACCAATAAAAATACTATCGCCGCCGTACCGAAATCAAAAAGTCCCCTTTAGGGGATTTAGGGGCTGTATTCAAAAAGTCCCCTTTAGGGGATTTAGGGGCTGTATTCAAAAATGTCCCCCTTTAGGAATTAAGGGGAATTTTTTTCTTTAATTTGTGCAATCAAATTCATTATTGAGTAATTTTGTTACTCAATATTCATCAGATTACCAATGCTGGATTCACTCATTACGTCCAAAACGAGGGTAAAACTGTTGCTTAAATTCTTTCTGAACAGCAACACAACCTCCTATCTGCGCGATCTCGAGGATGAATTCGGCGAAAGCACCAACGCCATACGCCTGGAGCTTAACCGTTTTG is a genomic window containing:
- a CDS encoding endonuclease domain-containing protein, with the protein product MYQKRSIDLNMFYGAHKNTFLKAKELRKNLTPGEKALWDCLKNVKAELRFKRQHPINNFIADFYCHKAKLVIEVDGEIHNHQQEYDLSRTAEMEKFGIRVLRFSNTEVLNDIDGVIEIIKTTLDEVS